The region tttagATATATATATTAAAGATAAAAATAATTTATTGAATAATTAAAATATGTTGGATGGAATGGATCATATAAATAAAtgaatttaatttaatgtattaatttaatttttatgttGGGAATGTATTAAATGAATTTTTTAGTTGTCTCTACTCTACTCATTTTTTCTTCTTCAAGGAAAGACTCTCTCCTCTTTCAACATGTCCGGCTACCCAAATCAGTCTCCAAATTACGGTTACGGCTACAACGCACCGCCACCATCCCAATCCTACGGTGCACCGCCTCCATCTCAGTCCTACGGCGCACCGCCTCCATCTCAGTCTTATGGCGCACCGCCTCCATCTCAGTCTTATGGCGCACCGCCTCCATCTCAGTCTTATGGCGCACCTCCACCCGGTCAGTCTTATGGCGCCAGCCCCTACGGACAGCCGTCGGCTCCCTACGCCGCTCCTCATCAGAAACCCCCAAAAGAAGAATCACACTCCAGCGGCGGAGGTGCATACCCACCACCGGCACACGGGAGCCCGTTCGCGTCACTGCTGCCATCGACATTCCCTCCTGGAACCGATCCCAGCATCGTTGCGTGCTTCCAGGTGGCGGATCAGGATGGAAGCGGTTTGATCGATGACAAGGAATTGCAGAGGGCTCTGTCTTCTTACAATCAGAGCTTCAGTTTGAGAACTGTGCGCCTCCTCATGTATCACTTCACCAACACCAGTGTTAAGAAGATAGGTACGAACGTCTTCTACTTCATTCCCATTTGATTCAAAATTCCGATTTGGTAAAATTAGGTTTTCTGCTTATTTGTTTTGGTTGCCGGCGCTCGGTGATAAAATGCGCTGGCTGAAT is a window of Lathyrus oleraceus cultivar Zhongwan6 chromosome 6, CAAS_Psat_ZW6_1.0, whole genome shotgun sequence DNA encoding:
- the LOC127092696 gene encoding calcium-binding protein CBP isoform X1 yields the protein MSGYPNQSPNYGYGYNAPPPSQSYGAPPPSQSYGAPPPSQSYGAPPPSQSYGAPPPSQSYGAPPPGQSYGASPYGQPSAPYAAPHQKPPKEESHSSGGGAYPPPAHGSPFASLLPSTFPPGTDPSIVACFQVADQDGSGLIDDKELQRALSSYNQSFSLRTVRLLMYHFTNTSVKKIGPKEFTSLFYSLQSWRGIFERFDKDRSGQIDSNELRDALLSLGYAVSPTVLDLLVSKFDKTGGKHKAVEYDNFIECCLTVKGLTDKFKEKDTGYTGSATFSYEAFMLTVLPFLVA
- the LOC127092696 gene encoding calcium-binding protein CBP isoform X2, with translation MSGYPNQSPNYGYGYNAPPPSQSYGAPPPSQSYGAPPPSQSYGAPPPGQSYGASPYGQPSAPYAAPHQKPPKEESHSSGGGAYPPPAHGSPFASLLPSTFPPGTDPSIVACFQVADQDGSGLIDDKELQRALSSYNQSFSLRTVRLLMYHFTNTSVKKIGPKEFTSLFYSLQSWRGIFERFDKDRSGQIDSNELRDALLSLGYAVSPTVLDLLVSKFDKTGGKHKAVEYDNFIECCLTVKGLTDKFKEKDTGYTGSATFSYEAFMLTVLPFLVA